tgaaatatatcagtctgtgtgtaatgaatgaatataataagtttcactttttgaatggaattactgaaataaatcaagtttttgatgatattctatctttatgaccagcacctgtagataaTATCACCATAATCTAAAACGGACATAAAAGTAGCCTGaacaatttgttttctatttacaGACAAGCCCTGTTTCTGTAAAGGAACCCTAGCTTGAATTAAAACTTTTTCCCAATTCAgcaatgtgtttaaaaaaaacccTACCTCTAAGTATTTGTATGCAGAGACCTGTTTGATTTGAGGACCATCCAAGCTAGTAATTAAATAAGTGTTTCTAACTAAGAGTTTAGCCTTTAAAACAAGTTtaagctgtaaaagagacctctATAGTATCTCAAAATCAGACACCAACTGCATTAATGCTTGGTCCGCTGTTGCAGCAATAGAGTACATAACCTGTTTATAGTGCAATGTGATTTGTTTATCTGGTGTCGAAATTTAGTTTTGATGCAGTCGAACACAGCCATTATGATTTCTGTCGGCTGACATGCACATGCGCATAAGTCAGAAAACACAAAGACGAAACGTGGTAGGATTTAAAGGGAATGTAGTGTTGCCTTATAGTATTCATCTAGTCTGATTTAGCGAGATGCCCGTTACTTTATAAAAGCTAACAGAGTTTAATAGTTAGTGTCTGGAGCCCCACCAGTTTAAAGCAAGGTAAGTGAGAACGTATTTGAGTGAAGCTATGAGTTCATTATGAACCTTACTTCTTAATGTATTCATAACTGAATTTAGCTTACGGCTACTTAGCAACCATGTGGCTAGTTTTAGCTAGCTTGGTTTTGATTTTACATAACCTACCTTTTCATTGGGAAGAAATATTCGCCCACAAATACTCGGTCATGTTGTTTGGACTAACTACAAATACCATACATGCAGTAACTACAGCACTTCGTTATTACATGTAGTTTAATCTGCAGTATCTGCCAAATGCAAGCAGGGTATTAATGTACAGCACAAGTTAACTTGAGTTAAAATCTAGCAACCGTCTGTGCCAGGCTAATTCGCTGTTATCTTTTTTCAATGCAGTGTTGTGAATAACGTtgacatttctttgtcattttagATATCACCAAACACAACATAATTAACGTTACCCTACCGGATGCAGAGATTGTGCATTACATTGATATTTAAGACTGTCTACAATATACGtcttgggacactgtgtaagtGTCAGCCCACCTGGAAACTGGGTGAATCTTATCGCTTCTCTGCAAGCTTCCAACGTCTACCTAGTTTTAGGGGCATTGTCCCCTATATATTGGATAGCTATCGGGGTACAAAGCCCCCTCGGAAATACAGTTATTTCTCAGATTCTCATTTCAGGATTTGCTGGCGTCACTACTTTACTAACCAGTCAGACATGGCAGAACAGAGATTCTGTGTGGAGTATGCCAAACGTGGCACTGCGGGATGTAAGAAGTGTAAGGACAAAATCATGAAGGGCCTGGTCCGTATTGGGAAGATTGTGCCTAACCCCTTCAGTGAATCTGCTGGGGAGATGAAGGAGTGGTACCATGCAAAGTGTATGTTTGAGAAGCTGGAGCGGGCCCGGGCAACCACTAAGAAGATTGAGGACATTACAGACTTGGAGGGGTGGGAGGAGCTGCAGGATGAGGACAAGGAGCTGATCAACAAACTGGTTGGAGGTAGACTTGTGTTTTTTACATGGGTGGGGTCTTACGCAAACCCTTCTGCATTTAATACCTACAGTActttacatattttaattatttacaggGTTGAATGTGTCAATCAATTGCTGAGGATGATTAGTTGACCATAATGGTATGATGGGCATTGGACAGGACTCCTATGCTAAGTAACATGGGAtgtttagtgaccacagagagttAGGTCAACTCTTTATGCTGGGAAATATCCCCTTCATTGCCCACTGCGATTTCATTCTTAGACCAGAGGGAGGAGGGCCCCGTACTGTCCCTCCAACTGTAGCATCTAGTCTCCCATCAGAGGGAGGCAGGGTACTATGCTGCTGCTATGCATTCTGATGACATTTGTGCTGATATTCACCCTGTAATATTGTCAGTGGCTTGTTCTATCCAAACAGttccatcctctccttctctcctgttTCTCTTTGGAGAATCAGAAGAATTGTCTTCAGAGGTGTCTCCATCCATTTTTCTCACCACTGAATTTCATAACTAAGTGGTTGATCATTTGTACCGTTGTCATATAAAGACCTTATCACCTATCTGCATGCCATACTCTACACTTTTAAgtagattatttttattataaatgaaagaaaataaaaatataataccaTAATATCATTATTCAATAAGTCTCCATCTTCTTTGTAATAGGAATCCTAAATTAGCTCTGTATAACCAATCAACATCACACTCCCATGCCTTCATCTGTggtacatttaagtaattcacatgatttcaggatgAATTCAGAATTCCCTCTGTACCTTATATATATTGGTTAGTGAATTGCAAAGCTAAACCACAACCATGAGAACCAAGGAGCTTTCAGAAGAACTATGGGACAAATTCTCAATCCACACATCTGACCTGTAATGGTGGCGAAAAGGAAGCCATTTCTCAGAAAAGCCTACCTTGAATTATATTTGAAGAATGCCAGAAAAAACTGTTGAAAGATTCTGTAGCcatgttgcaaaatgttttgtggtctAAAAAAACCTTAATTttaactttttggtctaaatgcAAACCTGTATATTTGTTGTAAACCCAACATGGTACATCCCCTGCCAAAAAAACACCATTCTTACTGTTAAGCATGGTTGTGGCAGCatcatacaccgatcagccaaaacattatgaccactatcttgttatcatggcacctgtcattgggtgagatatattaggcaccaagtgaacattctgtcctcaaagttgatgtgttagaagcaggaaaaattggcaagtttaaggatctgagtgactttgacaagagccaaattgtgatggctagaagattgggtcagagcatctcaaactacagcccttgtggggtgtccccggtctgcagtggtcagtacctatcaaaagtggtccaaggaaggaaacgCGGTGAACCaccaacagggtcatgggcggctaAGGCTCATTGATGTACATGGGGAGTGAATGCTGGCTGTTtagtctgatccaacagacgagatGCTGTAGCTGTAATTGCTGAGAAaattaatgctggtactgatagaaaggtgtcagaacacacagtgcatcgcagtttgttgtgtatggggctgcatagccacagaccagtcagggtgcccatgctgacccctgtccactgccgaatgGGCCAACAATGgccatgtgagcatcagaactggaccacggagcaatggaagatggtggcttggtctgatgaatcacgtttccttttacatcacgtagATTGCCAGGTGCGTgggcgttgcttacctggagaacaaattggcaccaggatgcactatgggaaggaggcaagcaggcggaggaagtgtgatgctttgggcaatgttatGCTGGGATactttgggtcctgccattcatgtggatgttactttttcacatactacctacctaagcattgttgcagaccatgtgcacactttcatggcaatggtattccctaaTGGCTTTGgcatctttcagcaggataatgcgccctgccacaaagaaaaatggttcagaaatggtttgaggaacacaacgagtttaaggtgttgacttggcttctaaattccccagatctcaatccaatcgagcatctgtgggatgtgctagacaccatggaggccccacctcgcaacttacaggacttaaaggatctgctgctaacatcttggtgccagataccgcAGTACACCTTCAGtgatctagtggagtccatctctcgatgggtcagggcgattttggtggcaaaagggggacctacacaatattgggtaggtggtcataatgttatggctgatcggtgtaaatgGGGATTTTTGTTCTGATCAGGGACTGGGACAAGGACTTACTCCTTTTCCAACAATGCGGAGAGTTAAGTCTTTCTAGTCacctttaatatatatattttctagtTGTCTCTGATTGAGATTGCTTTTTAGATTTTTGATGCCATTTAATGATTCTTGTTCATAGACTTGATGGCCAAAACTAATGCGAGCCCAAAGAAGAAGGTGCAAGCAAAGCTGAACAACAGTGGTCAGCTATCAGCTCCACCTGCTGACCCTTCTTTAAATGCTCCACGAAAGTTCTCTGGCTTTACAGGTAAGACGATGCCAGTGCCCGGATTAACTAGCATGCAACTCTGTTACATTTCGTGCTCAGCAAATGCAAGAGAACCAGTTAGCCTACTCCCGCTACTAGAGCGCACATTTGTGTTAATTTAAACGATTTTCCTCTTTCCATTCATACCTAACCGTGCTTTATCATCTCTTGTTTTCATGGTGTCAATCCTATTGTCTTTAATCCAAACAGCTGCTAAGGCTGGAAGCTCGAGCAGCCCAGAACCCACACCAGCCAAACCCAATCAGGGGAGTCCTTTGTCCGCTCAGCTTTGTGACCCCAAACACAAGGACTGCCTGCTCCGGGAGTTCCGCAAGCTTTGTGCCATGGTGGCAGACAAGAATAGCTATAATGTCAAAACACAGATCATCCATGACTTTCTGAAGAAAGGCTCtggaggaggtgtgtgtctgtgtgtgtgtgtcagtggtttCATTTTTGTAGAATGTTCTCTTAATCAACTTTGCAAGTTGCAATCATTTCCTGCTGCTATAGAAGCAGTATTACTAAAgtaaatttattttattttttccactGCTTCTTTCCAGATAAATTCAAGGGAGATTTGTACCTGACTGTAAAGCTGCTTCTCCCAGGGGTGGTGAAGAGTGTGTACAACCTCAACGACAAGCAGATTGTCAAACTCTTTAGCCGCATCTTCAACTGCAACCAGGAGGAGATGGTGCAAGATCTGGAACAGGTTCTGACAAGTGATTCAGTTTAATATCCTCCAAAATATTCAGAAAACCCAGCTGTAAAGAAACTGTATGTAGTCAGACATAAATTATACATTATGCTGTGTAGGTTCTACGAAAACACACAAATGTGgggtgaaatgtgttttggagTTCATTATGCCATTGATCATAACAGGAGCCGCTCAACCACTATTAGCCAAACAGCCCGAAAGCATCaatgatccaccaccatattttatttattttgtagctttcAGGTGCTTCTCCTTCTATGCAGTCCCCTTTTCTCACAAGACATGACAATGATGGGCATGGCGagaaagtattattttttttgtctcatctgaccacaactaTTCCCTTTAGTTCCTGTAAAGCTTGACACAGTTCTTGCACTGCAGTTTGTGGCTTGGGCTTAGGAGGGCTTTCATGCATCATTTCCAAAGTGCTTGTTGATGTGGAGTGCTGTATAACAGTTCAACTTGAGACTTGACAACCCCAAGGTTCCACTTGACTGTAGACTTTTTAAACTATGATTCTTGGGTGTTTCTTTgtctccctcaccatcttccttATCACATGTGGGGCAATATGTGCATGCATCCTCTTGGCAAATTTGCTACTGTGCCATACTACTTTTGATTGTTGCCCTGACTATGCCTAGTAGTATTTTCAactgtttgtgtatatatattttttaatatactttttttttttttttttttaccaggggAGATGCATTTGTGACATTACCTGGAACTGTTTGAAGAGGCAACTAGAACTTATGAACTACTCCTTAGTTGGCAAATAATTAAACAGGTTTTATAAGGCCCTAAAATGGCagttacaaaacattaaaaaaaaaaaattataaaaaagaaataacagaGGAAAGGGCAAATTGTAGCCTAGTTTTGCAGCAGAAGAACAACAACAAGCTACATTCGCCACAATAGTGAAAGGCTGCAGCTTTTGTAAAGTTTCTTCAGAAAAATTGTTAAAAAGTTAAGGACACTGTCACATTTGTccgattacattttaaatatcaatATGTTTTCTTCCTGGGTATACAGGGGGATGTGTCAGAGACAGTGAGGATGTTTTTTGAAGATAGCAAATCTTTTCCGCCGGCCGCCAAAAGTTTGCTCACCATCCAGGAAGTGGATGAATCCCTGACCCGTCTGGCCCAGTTAACCAAGGAGGATGACCAGCAGAAAGAGCTTGAAGATATATCCAAAAAGTGAGTTTCATGGGTATTTGCTGACATTCTGATTAGATCAATGAGTACAGATCAACATTTTCAAGTAATTCAGtgtttggacacattttcttctAGGCCACATGAAAGACTTTGAATCGAGAGACagttataatataattaaattacaaattaaGTTTTGCCCCAGTTTCAAGAAGAAACTATAGGATCCTGTGGGaactttttctttgtgtttcaaaTAAGTCCACCCTCTTTCTTGCAGATGTACTGGGAATGACCTGAAATGTATCATCAGACTCATTAAACACGATTTGAAGATGAACTCTGGAGCTAAGCATGTGTAAGTAACCTTGCGTTTACTCCAGACTAGCCAAAGGAACCCTAACTGCATTCTGGTTGAGGCACTATGGAGGCACtacttaaaataattttctgtcTATTTTTGAAGGGTGAAAAAACCCACCGACTGCCTTTCTAGATGTTTGACCTGTGTCAAGTCCCGCCCTTCGTTTGCTgaaatccatttatttttttttaaatatggctTTGTTAAAACCATGTTCTTGGTTCTCTTTTGCTCAAAGATATGTGCTTTATCTCAGTGTCATACTCCTTGCGTGACATCCTCATATCCTCTTGAGAGAAGCAAACGCTGTTTAAAAGAAGTATGGATTTGAGCAAAGAATGCTGTGACtttacacaggacaaacatgGGTACAAAGGTAGGCTATTATGCTTACAATTTTACTAGAGTTTGAAAGCATACAACAAACCTGTTGCAGCATTTTTAACATAATGTAAATCTTATGCAGCTTGGACGCAGTGGACCCGAATGCCTATGATGCTTTTAAGGCCTCCCGCAACTTAGGGGACGTGATAGAGCGTGTGCTAAAGAACCAGGTCGACGCCTCCAACGGCTCAGGCCCCAGGAAGCTCCTCACTATTGAGGCCTCACTCATGACCCCAGTGCAGCCTATGTTGGTGAGCTGtaatcaacacacacacgcgcatgctaacatgcatacacacaggtGCATTGTGGTTTCTTGCATTCAGCCCTGACCCCAACAGGGCCAAACTGTCATTTATGAATGTAGACACCTTTGCTTGTAAATATAACATGAGTGAGTGCCCAATGCATCGTATGCCTGTGTGATTGGCACACCTTGTCTCACTCTTCTCACCTGTCAACTGCTGGCGGAGGGTTTCTAACCAATTACAGTTGTTTGGTACTTGTTATCCTGAACCAAAAACCTGTGTCACTGTGATCTCTGTATTTGTTGAGACTGCAAAAACCCATTCCATATTGCATGCACCTTTTGAGTGACCACTGGTGCTCCCTGTAGGCAGAAGCATGCAAGTCCATTGAGTACGCCATGAAGAAGTGTCCCAACGGCATGTACTCTGAAATCAAGTATGATGGTGAGCGTGTGCAGGTGCACAAGAACGGGGACCACTTCAACTACTTCAGCCGCAGCCTCAAACCTGTGTTGCCGCACAAGGTCAGACTCATGcgcaaacgcacgcacacacacacaaagtctaACAATCAGTCTATTTTTCACAACGCATATCACGCTGGAGCAATGAGCATCCAAAGTTTGCATTTAGGTAGTGACCCAGTATCATTATATGGCAGTGAGTTTACAGAGAATGTCACCTTTTTGATATTGGCAAATGAATCTACATACTGCAAGGTAGCATCATGACATGGAGCTGTGTTTCTTGCGATTCatcatgtaaacaaacactgctATTACATCAAGGCTAGCAGGAACCAGCCATTTCATAATAGGAAAGACAAGGTAACCAGCTAATAGCCTTTTTACTTAACATTTTACTATCACAATGAGCATGTTTTAATTAGGAAGAACTGCCTGGTTATGCCTCGAGTCAGCACAATATCTATTGAGACAGCTCCTTTGTGCTGCATGCCCCACTATCCCACATCAATGGTACAACATAGCGCTTGGTGCTTGGGTGCACAAGACATGGTTAGGTGTGGAAGATAATTAGTTGGTAGACTAAGCTGATTAAAGCAATGTCAGTCGTGGTGGGAATTTCTCAAGTGTTCCTATTGGCTAATGAAGGCCAAGCTTGATGGACTTTTCCACCAGACTATCCACAAATTTGGATGGAAGTGTCTGGGTTCCcatttaaaatccattttaccctaaaccacacccttaaactaactGCAACCCTATTCTTAAACCCAAAACGCTAATCCTAACCTTTAATATAAACTAAACCTTACATCCAAATGAACCCCTCACTCTAACTCCAGCCAAATGTCCTCATTCTGCCAGATGTTCCATGGGTTAATATACTTATTAGGACAGCTGGTATatagtatagtaaaaccagttAACAGATGCTCACACGCAAATGCATGGGGAAGCTGTCATGGTTGAATTCCTATTCTGTATTAGTAAGTCAGAAAGCATAAAACGAAAACAAAATCCTGCTTTGAAGACTGGGCAGCCATCCCTTTCATGGAATCCCTTGATCGATGTGTAGCTTAGATGTGTCCTCTGTTAAATATGTTGTTGTTCGGTTTAAATGCATTCTtctctttttaaaataatttctcccTCTAATTCCCTTTGGTGTTTACATTCTCTTTCATATCTAACCCATAGCCTTTGTGTTCCAGGTGGCCCATTTTAAAGAATTTATCCCTCAGGCCTTTGTTGGCGGCCACAGCATGATCTTGGATGCCGAAGTACTTCTCATCGACACCAACACCAGTAAGCCACTGCCCTTCGGGACGCTGGGGGTGCACAAGGTGAGGATGCTGGCCCAATTTCTCTTTTTAGTGACCTCTCTATGGACTTGTTGGTGTTTGTTGTTGGGGGAAATTGTGTGGTGGCATTGGGGGCTATGTCATGTTTGAGTGAGAAAGgaagtgagtgtgtttgtgtcaaggGAAATCATcagtttttctctccttttttttctttcagaaagCAGCCTTTCAAGATGCCAAAGTGTGCTTGTTTGTCTTTGACTGCGTCTATTTCAATGGTGTGAGCCTGATGGAGAAGTAAGTTGTCTGCACTCATTTCTCTGgagagttaaaacacctgtgCCAGGATAGAATTTACATTAACTCATCCTTGAAAATAAATGACTGACTAGATAGAtgtctctttcctctttcactacattttaaaaacactttaGTCTCTTTCGTGTCTGTTTGAACACATGCTCTTTTCTCCGAAGGCCACTATATGAACGAAGAAAgttcctccatgacaacatggtgGAGGTCCCCAACAGAATCCTGTTCTCCGAGATGAAGCATGTCACAGTTAGTAGCTCTACTTAAgtgttttacatttacactaatgagttagcagacgctcttatacTGAGTGACTTATAGTAGTGaagtcatacattttcatactttgtaAGGATGTGCGGGTTGACTCCTCCCTCATTTCCTGCTATTATCTGGGcctgtgtgtttagggtcatgaAATAGTGCATATGTGTCTGGTGTGTGGCAGGTGGTTGGAATGTGCTTTTATGAAATCTATATTAATATATAGCATAACCATTGTGGTGTAATTGGGATGTTAATAGTgttgacacaaaacaagtggGATATTGCACATTTTCACAATAGGCAAGATGatgaatgtattttctattttcagCTGCCTATCACTCAAACAGTGAGAAGCAAACTGCTCCAAGCAATGCTTCATTTCAAGTTTTGCCTCCAGTCAAATGGGACGCAGTGCCCACAGATGCTAGTTTCTAGACCAGCAAACAAAGCACTGGAAGATTCCAGGTTGACTCTCAGGcaaacaaattatgtttgtttCCAATATTAGGGCTGTTTTCCTAAATAATTGAAATCTGCTTCATGTTTTACTTGCCTAATGAGTATTGTGAGACTGGTATAATCCCTGCcctaatgttgtttttgtctacTGCCATGATTGGATCCGAAAATGTAGCTCTCTCTCCTCTGAATTCCctagagagacacacaccattttaacaagggatagTCAGCTCTCTCACCAGTCCAAATATAATTTGTGAATCAtaacttgatggtttttgcctGGTTACACACTCCTTGTTACCCCCAGAGACATTAGCCCGAAAATACTGTTTTGTACAACGCCATTTCACATCAACCAAAGGATTGCAGTCGAGGAGTTCTGACTTGTTATTGGCTAATGTAcaatgcctttggaaagtatccAGACCtgatgttttgttgtgttatacacTTAATTTATAGTTGATCCAAAATTATATAtcatgtacataaatattcagacactttattctgggtattaatattttctatgGACCTcagtattttgctctgttcatccttcccatAATCCCGACCAACCTCCCAGTCCTGTCGCACAGAAGTATCCCCtaagcatgatgctcccaccccCATACCTCACCGTAGGAATGGTCTTAGCCAAGTGATGAGCTTGCCCACACATCATTTACCTTAGTctaattctaaaatggattaagTTGATTTAATCACAATGCAGTTCAAGTTCAGTTCCAAGTTGTAttaatcaaatgcaccgaacaacacagcgtcatcctgcacaatgaaaatattgtgacatggcacccgacatctATGCAGTAAGAGTTAAatgtataaagcaaaaataccCCCTAATTACCAAGCTCCTGGGACcttttcaatgctttagcaaatTTAGCACATAGATCTACTCCTCAACACATCTCTGAGGTCTGCAGAGTTCCCCGGACTTggtggcttggtttttgctctgacatccACTGTGCAGTGTTGGGCcttatgtttttaatttgtaatacatttgttattatggggttatgtgtagattgatggcaaatacatttatttgatcaATCATAAATTGTCTATATCTTGACTGTGTGAAGAATACTGCAGGAAAccatagcaaaacattttgcaacagaGCAAGTATTTTTGTTGGGCAGGTTCATTTAGTACCTTTCTCTAACATTTGTCATAACATGTTGTGCCTATTGAACCTGCCcctgatgtttgtgttgtctggTCTTCCAGAGGGCCTCTGACCTGGCTGAGATGATCACAAGGGTCATCAGAGAGGGACTCGAAGGGCTGGTCCTCAAAGACCTCAAGGTAAGACAGATCTCCTAACCCTGTATAGGACTCCATTCCACTCATACCACCTATTGTACTTTATATCTGAATGTCTTGGATAGATGTAAGCAATAATAACATCATAATTTTTTCCCTTTGGTGAGCTAGGTGTAATCTTTACTGTATTGTTTATATTATCCAGTCCTCTGATCTACGTATACTactgttgaagtgtatgcttatgtttagataacaaaagaccatctgtttatccatacacaggaagtcacgttcattcaaagtGCAACAGTAAATAGCCAATAGGCTTATATGTGTTCTGTTCTGCAATGTCTATAAAACAGAGGACAACCGGAAGTTAGATGAGAAAAGATGAGATTGAGTTCGTAAGTCATTGTGTATGAAGACCGAGTTTATAAcctcatgaacaatagactattaAATTCTGCaattaataattgaattactcccTTGATGACCGGGTAcgtgatcattatttcaaccactatataAAATTGATTtctacactaccgttcaaaggtttggggtcatgtagaaatgtccttgtttttcatgaaaacatacatgaaattagtttgaataggaaatatagcaaaattaataggaaatgtagtcattgaaaatgttagaaataactgattaattatttgaaataatagtgtcctttccatcaaataatcttccatttgcagcaattacggtCTTGcaaacctttggcattctagttatcaatttgttgaggtaatctgatgAGATTTAACCCGATGCTTTCTGAAGTATCTCCTACatattggattggcttgatgggcacaaTTTTGATAGGGTCAATTTGCTCcaagctcaatagggttgataTCCGGCAACTGTGCTGTCCActtcattatagacagaataccagctaactgattcttccctaaatagttcttaaGAGGACATTTTCTCCAATCAGGCACCGTCTACAGGGTAcagcatggcattgcaaaatgtggcattccttcttcaagatcccttttaccctgtacaaatctcccacttcaccaccaccaaagcactcCCAGACCACCACagtgcctccaccatgcttgacagacggcgtcaagcactcctccagcatcttgtcatttggtctgcatctggCAATTGTTCTTTGTATCAGAACACATTAAACTCCATAACACTTTTCTCCAAtcttcttctgtccagtgtctgtgttcttttgcccatctaaATCTTTTCGTTTTATTGGTCAGTCTGAGagatggctttttctttgcaactctgcccaGAAGGCCAGCTTCCTGGAGTTGCCtctactgttgacattgagactggtgttttacaGGTATTATTTAGTAAAGCTGCCAATTGAggaccatccatccatcttcttccgcttatccggggccgggtcgcgggggcagcagtctaagcagggatgcccagactttcctctccccagacacttcctctagctcttccggggggacaccgaggcgttcccaggccagccgggagacatagtccctccagcgtgtcctaggtcttccccggggtctcctcccggtgggacgggaccggaacaccttcccaggaaggcgttccggaggcatccgaaaaagatgcccaagccacctcagctgacccctctcgatgtggaggagcagcggcactactctgagctcctcccgggtgaccgagcttctcaccctatctctaagggatcgcccagccaccctgcggagaaagctcatttcggccgcctgtatctgggatcttgtcctttcggtcatgacccaaagctcatgaccataggtgagagtaggaacgtagattgactggta
This genomic window from Esox lucius isolate fEsoLuc1 chromosome 7, fEsoLuc1.pri, whole genome shotgun sequence contains:
- the lig3 gene encoding DNA ligase 3 isoform X1, with the translated sequence MQRLCITLIFKTVYNIRLGTLCKCQPTWKLGESYRFSASFQRLPSFRGIVPYILDSYRGTKPPRKYSYFSDSHFRICWRHYFTNQSDMAEQRFCVEYAKRGTAGCKKCKDKIMKGLVRIGKIVPNPFSESAGEMKEWYHAKCMFEKLERARATTKKIEDITDLEGWEELQDEDKELINKLVGDLMAKTNASPKKKVQAKLNNSGQLSAPPADPSLNAPRKFSGFTAAKAGSSSSPEPTPAKPNQGSPLSAQLCDPKHKDCLLREFRKLCAMVADKNSYNVKTQIIHDFLKKGSGGDKFKGDLYLTVKLLLPGVVKSVYNLNDKQIVKLFSRIFNCNQEEMVQDLEQGDVSETVRMFFEDSKSFPPAAKSLLTIQEVDESLTRLAQLTKEDDQQKELEDISKKCTGNDLKCIIRLIKHDLKMNSGAKHVLDAVDPNAYDAFKASRNLGDVIERVLKNQVDASNGSGPRKLLTIEASLMTPVQPMLAEACKSIEYAMKKCPNGMYSEIKYDGERVQVHKNGDHFNYFSRSLKPVLPHKVAHFKEFIPQAFVGGHSMILDAEVLLIDTNTSKPLPFGTLGVHKKAAFQDAKVCLFVFDCVYFNGVSLMEKPLYERRKFLHDNMVEVPNRILFSEMKHVTRASDLAEMITRVIREGLEGLVLKDLKGTYEPGKRHWLKVKKDYLNEGAMADTADLVVLGAFYGKGSNGGIMSSFLMGCYDPDSKKWCTVTKCSGGYDDAMLARLQKELDMIKISKEPSKIPGWLKIIKNYYPDFIIRDPEKAPVWEITGAEFSKSEMHTADGISIRFPRMTRVRDDKDWKSATNLTQLKELFRISKERCDFEVKAGPSKGGKGDKGSSEGESGSNSPPSTSHRPVTPSKTSNSNTPKAKAVKTEAPQPVPAMKRKMPSEQQNAKKVKTEPVHHSNGQSKNGQIKPNPSKVVEARNEKTLLDIFSGVKLFLPDSVQDHTKLRRYFVAFDGDLVPEYDAASATHTLMEPEEDSSAQRVTPLWIWECIRKRRVVPPC
- the lig3 gene encoding DNA ligase 3 isoform X2, with product MAKTNASPKKKVQAKLNNSGQLSAPPADPSLNAPRKFSGFTAAKAGSSSSPEPTPAKPNQGSPLSAQLCDPKHKDCLLREFRKLCAMVADKNSYNVKTQIIHDFLKKGSGGDKFKGDLYLTVKLLLPGVVKSVYNLNDKQIVKLFSRIFNCNQEEMVQDLEQGDVSETVRMFFEDSKSFPPAAKSLLTIQEVDESLTRLAQLTKEDDQQKELEDISKKCTGNDLKCIIRLIKHDLKMNSGAKHVLDAVDPNAYDAFKASRNLGDVIERVLKNQVDASNGSGPRKLLTIEASLMTPVQPMLAEACKSIEYAMKKCPNGMYSEIKYDGERVQVHKNGDHFNYFSRSLKPVLPHKVAHFKEFIPQAFVGGHSMILDAEVLLIDTNTSKPLPFGTLGVHKKAAFQDAKVCLFVFDCVYFNGVSLMEKPLYERRKFLHDNMVEVPNRILFSEMKHVTRASDLAEMITRVIREGLEGLVLKDLKGTYEPGKRHWLKVKKDYLNEGAMADTADLVVLGAFYGKGSNGGIMSSFLMGCYDPDSKKWCTVTKCSGGYDDAMLARLQKELDMIKISKEPSKIPGWLKIIKNYYPDFIIRDPEKAPVWEITGAEFSKSEMHTADGISIRFPRMTRVRDDKDWKSATNLTQLKELFRISKERCDFEVKAGPSKGGKGDKGSSEGESGSNSPPSTSHRPVTPSKTSNSNTPKAKAVKTEAPQPVPAMKRKMPSEQQNAKKVKTEPVHHSNGQSKNGQIKPNPSKVVEARNEKTLLDIFSGVKLFLPDSVQDHTKLRRYFVAFDGDLVPEYDAASATHTLMEPEEDSSAQRVTPLWIWECIRKRRVVPPC